From the Streptomyces syringium genome, one window contains:
- a CDS encoding MFS transporter, with protein sequence MQDSATTPDPRRWKALIFIALAQLMVVLDATIVNIALPSAQDDLGISDGNRQWVITAYALAFGGLLLFGGRVSDLWGRKRAFVVGLVGFAAASALGGAAVNTGMLLGARALQGVFGALLAPAALSLLAVLFTEAKERAKAFGIFGAIAGAGGGVGLILGGLFTEYLNWRWTFFVNIPFAVVAALGAIAVIHEPAGSRNPSKLDIPGVILATLGLVSLVYGFTRAETDGWTSGVTIGLFIASAVLLYAFLVVEKKVKAPLLPLRVLTDRNRGGVYVSLGLAAIAMFGLFLFLTYYLQVVRGYSPVKTGLAFLPMIVTMIAGSTQIGARLMTRVPARWLMGPGFLLAALGMVLLTQISLDSSYTFVVLPGLLLMGLGMGTAFMPAMSLSTHGVQARDAGVASAMVNTSQQVGGAIGTALLNTIATSATNAYASSHKAGAGNPKLLQLNSMVHGYSIAIWWAAGLLTLAAAVAVVFVNAGHQGGPSADGAGAGDGADAGVEKIPVMAH encoded by the coding sequence ATGCAAGACTCCGCCACCACTCCTGACCCCAGGCGCTGGAAAGCGCTCATATTCATCGCCCTCGCCCAGCTGATGGTCGTCCTCGACGCGACCATCGTGAACATCGCGCTGCCCTCTGCCCAGGACGACCTCGGGATCTCGGACGGCAACCGGCAGTGGGTCATCACGGCCTACGCCCTCGCCTTCGGCGGACTGCTGCTCTTCGGTGGCCGCGTCTCCGACCTGTGGGGCCGTAAGCGCGCGTTCGTCGTCGGTCTGGTCGGCTTCGCGGCCGCCTCGGCCCTCGGTGGCGCCGCGGTCAACACCGGGATGCTGCTGGGCGCCCGCGCCCTCCAGGGTGTCTTCGGCGCGCTGCTCGCGCCGGCGGCCCTGTCGCTGCTCGCCGTGCTCTTCACCGAGGCGAAGGAGCGCGCCAAGGCGTTCGGCATCTTCGGTGCCATCGCCGGTGCCGGTGGTGGCGTCGGCCTCATCCTCGGCGGTCTGTTCACCGAGTACCTGAACTGGCGCTGGACGTTCTTCGTGAACATCCCCTTCGCCGTCGTCGCCGCACTCGGCGCGATCGCCGTGATCCACGAGCCCGCCGGCAGCCGCAACCCCTCGAAGCTCGACATCCCCGGCGTCATCCTGGCCACCCTCGGCCTGGTCTCGCTCGTCTACGGCTTCACCCGCGCCGAGACCGACGGCTGGACGTCCGGCGTGACCATCGGCCTGTTCATCGCCTCGGCGGTGCTGCTGTACGCCTTCCTGGTCGTGGAGAAGAAGGTCAAGGCCCCGCTGCTGCCGCTGCGTGTGCTCACCGACCGCAACCGGGGCGGCGTCTACGTCTCCCTCGGTCTCGCCGCCATCGCGATGTTCGGCCTGTTCCTGTTCCTGACCTACTACCTCCAGGTCGTCCGGGGCTACTCGCCGGTCAAGACCGGTCTCGCGTTCCTCCCGATGATCGTCACGATGATCGCCGGTTCCACGCAGATCGGCGCCCGGCTGATGACCCGCGTCCCGGCGCGCTGGCTGATGGGCCCGGGCTTCCTGCTCGCGGCCCTCGGCATGGTGCTGCTCACGCAAATCAGCCTGGACAGCTCGTACACCTTCGTGGTCCTGCCCGGCCTGCTCCTGATGGGCCTCGGCATGGGTACGGCCTTCATGCCGGCCATGAGCCTGTCCACGCACGGCGTCCAGGCCCGTGACGCCGGTGTCGCCTCCGCGATGGTCAACACCTCGCAGCAGGTCGGCGGCGCCATCGGCACCGCGCTGCTCAACACCATCGCCACCAGTGCCACCAACGCGTACGCCTCCTCGCACAAGGCGGGTGCGGGCAACCCGAAGCTGCTCCAGCTCAACTCGATGGTGCACGGCTACTCCATCGCCATCTGGTGGGCCGCGGGCCTGCTCACGCTGGCCGCGGCCGTCGCGGTCGTCTTCGTCAACGCCGGTCACCAGGGCGGCCCGTCGGCCGACGGTGCGGGTGCGGGCGACGGTGCCGACGCGGGTGTCGAGAAGATCCCGGTCATGGCCCACTGA
- a CDS encoding sigma-70 family RNA polymerase sigma factor: MATRAVARRQTADKGPERASSVRAVGGEIADRDLVGMYLDEIARTPLLDAAKEVELSQTIEAGVYAQQLLDGLVESPDGDSAAASASREELEAIAAEGARAKDVFIKSNLRLVVAVARRYPRSGLPLLDLIQEGNAGLVRAVEKFDYAKGFKFSTYATWWIRQAITRSIADQSRTIRLPVHLVEELGRIRRVQREFNRENGRDPEHAEIAAELGSTPERVGDVLDWARDPVSLNMHVDDEGETQFGDLLEDTSAVSPEQSVLTLLRSEELEDLISRLDHRTASIIKARYGIEDGRERTLTEVGKQHGLTRERIRQIEKHALLELKKMAHDTGFDAAA, encoded by the coding sequence ATGGCAACCCGTGCCGTCGCCCGCCGTCAGACCGCCGACAAGGGGCCTGAGCGGGCAAGCAGTGTTCGCGCCGTAGGCGGGGAGATCGCCGACCGCGACCTGGTCGGCATGTACCTCGACGAGATCGCGCGTACACCCCTGCTCGACGCCGCCAAGGAAGTGGAGCTGTCCCAGACCATCGAGGCGGGCGTCTACGCCCAGCAGCTCCTCGACGGCCTCGTGGAGAGCCCCGACGGCGATTCCGCGGCCGCGTCCGCGTCCCGCGAGGAGCTCGAGGCGATAGCCGCCGAGGGTGCCCGCGCCAAGGACGTCTTCATCAAGTCGAACCTGCGCCTCGTCGTGGCCGTCGCCCGTCGCTACCCGCGCAGCGGGCTGCCGCTGCTGGACCTGATCCAGGAGGGCAACGCCGGTCTGGTGCGCGCGGTGGAGAAGTTCGACTACGCCAAGGGGTTCAAGTTCTCCACGTACGCCACGTGGTGGATCCGTCAGGCCATCACCCGGTCCATCGCCGACCAGTCCCGCACGATCCGGCTGCCCGTGCACCTCGTCGAGGAGCTGGGCCGCATCCGCCGGGTGCAGCGCGAGTTCAACCGGGAGAACGGCCGGGATCCCGAGCACGCGGAGATCGCCGCGGAGCTGGGCTCCACGCCCGAGCGCGTCGGTGACGTGCTGGACTGGGCCCGCGACCCCGTCAGCCTCAACATGCACGTGGACGACGAGGGCGAGACCCAGTTCGGCGACCTGCTGGAGGACACCTCCGCCGTGTCCCCGGAGCAGTCCGTGCTCACGCTGCTGCGCAGTGAGGAGCTGGAGGATCTCATCAGCCGGCTCGACCACCGCACCGCGTCGATCATCAAGGCGCGCTACGGCATCGAGGACGGGCGGGAGCGCACGCTGACCGAGGTCGGCAAGCAGCACGGCCTCACCCGTGAGCGGATCCGGCAGATCGAGAAGCACGCGCTGCTGGAGCTGAAGAAGATGGCTCACGACACCGGTTTCGACGCGGCGGCCTAA
- a CDS encoding Twin-arginine translocation pathway signal, with the protein MNRRAFVSVTAAALTAGPIAPRHVDPALIDYFEQQLEGHYRADMLLGPHDLIGTVSAQYELIDRLVRPATGETRRGLLRVGAAYAALVGWLYQDAGDLGGASFWRGTTQEIAMRSRDPHLIAYSLVNQAQVRTDLGDGHGVVDLCEAALDGSGRLAPKVKVMALQQQAHGASLIDDRAAVDRLIDQADELLARVDDDLPWGNACRRTPGYLEVQRATCYGRLGLGAEADSLWRQVLSIVPTTARRDRGVYLARHATAAAIARDPDHAVAIAREAVRIAVDTGSERMRRELTSLRHAMSPWHDAPVGHDLDKVLAPVAARG; encoded by the coding sequence GTGAATCGACGCGCGTTCGTATCGGTGACCGCCGCCGCCCTCACCGCCGGACCGATCGCACCGCGGCACGTCGACCCCGCCCTCATCGACTACTTCGAGCAGCAGCTTGAGGGCCATTACCGCGCGGACATGCTGCTCGGCCCGCACGACCTCATCGGCACCGTTTCCGCACAGTACGAACTCATCGATCGCCTGGTACGTCCGGCCACAGGCGAGACCCGCCGGGGCCTGCTGCGGGTGGGCGCCGCCTACGCGGCACTGGTGGGCTGGCTCTACCAGGACGCCGGCGACCTCGGGGGCGCCTCGTTCTGGCGTGGGACGACACAGGAGATCGCGATGCGGTCCCGGGATCCACACCTGATTGCCTACTCGCTGGTGAACCAGGCACAGGTGCGCACCGACCTAGGCGACGGGCACGGAGTCGTCGATCTGTGCGAGGCAGCCCTCGACGGATCCGGCCGACTCGCTCCGAAGGTCAAGGTGATGGCCCTCCAGCAGCAGGCACACGGCGCCAGCCTGATCGACGACCGCGCGGCCGTCGACCGCCTCATCGACCAGGCCGACGAACTCCTCGCCCGAGTCGATGACGACCTTCCCTGGGGCAATGCCTGTCGGCGTACACCGGGTTACCTCGAAGTGCAGCGGGCGACCTGTTACGGCCGACTGGGGCTGGGCGCCGAGGCCGACTCCCTGTGGAGGCAGGTGCTCAGCATCGTTCCGACGACGGCACGGAGAGATCGCGGTGTGTACCTGGCCCGCCATGCGACGGCAGCGGCGATCGCGCGGGACCCGGACCACGCCGTCGCGATCGCACGTGAGGCGGTACGGATCGCGGTCGACACTGGATCGGAGCGAATGCGAAGAGAGTTGACGTCGCTGCGGCACGCGATGAGCCCGTGGCACGATGCTCCCGTAGGGCACGACCTCGACAAGGTCCTGGCGCCTGTGGCAGCGAGGGGATGA
- a CDS encoding DUF6243 family protein produces the protein MTVSKNINNPVGMGGGQRKRQSRAERQNNGPHRNLDRKGAADQKAELIRKMREKAAAAESAGQSGDDTAQS, from the coding sequence ATGACCGTGAGCAAGAACATCAACAACCCCGTGGGCATGGGCGGCGGCCAGCGCAAGCGGCAGTCCCGCGCCGAACGCCAGAACAACGGCCCGCACCGCAACCTCGACCGCAAGGGCGCGGCCGACCAGAAGGCGGAGCTGATACGCAAGATGCGCGAGAAGGCAGCCGCAGCCGAGAGCGCCGGGCAGTCGGGCGACGACACCGCCCAGAGCTGA
- a CDS encoding helix-turn-helix transcriptional regulator, giving the protein MSDTPARLLNLLSLLQTPREWPGSELAERLGVSSRTIRRDIERLRDLGYPVQASMGAEGGYRLAAGAAMPPLVLDDEEAVAIAVGLRAGAGHAVDGIEEASVRALAKLEQVLPSRLRHRVAALQAATVPLVGGDGASVDPRTLTVMASAATGHERLRFAYRTGDGTGTRRLVEPHQLVSTGRRWYLVAYDIDRDDWRTFRVDRVSEPLATGARFTPRELPAANAAEFMSRSLSRLQPTYRVVATLHAPAAFVAARLQSSLGTPVPVDENTCRLDATVADTLEWVAFRLALIDCEFEVHEPPELVEHLRELGARITRAAGATGP; this is encoded by the coding sequence ATGAGCGACACACCGGCACGGTTGCTGAATCTCCTCTCCTTGCTCCAGACGCCCCGCGAATGGCCCGGCAGCGAGCTCGCCGAGCGGCTCGGGGTCAGCTCGCGAACGATCCGCCGGGACATCGAGCGGCTGCGGGACCTCGGATATCCGGTGCAGGCCTCGATGGGTGCGGAGGGCGGGTACCGGCTGGCCGCGGGCGCCGCCATGCCGCCCCTCGTCCTGGACGACGAGGAGGCCGTCGCCATCGCCGTGGGCCTGCGGGCCGGCGCCGGCCATGCCGTGGACGGCATCGAGGAGGCGTCGGTACGGGCCCTCGCCAAGCTGGAGCAGGTCCTGCCGTCCCGGCTGCGCCACCGCGTGGCCGCCCTCCAGGCCGCGACGGTGCCGCTCGTGGGCGGCGACGGCGCGAGCGTCGACCCGCGCACGCTGACGGTGATGGCCTCTGCCGCCACCGGGCACGAGCGGCTGCGCTTCGCCTACCGCACGGGCGACGGGACCGGGACCCGGCGGCTGGTGGAACCGCACCAGCTGGTCAGCACCGGGCGCCGCTGGTACCTCGTCGCGTACGACATCGACCGCGACGACTGGCGGACCTTCCGCGTCGACCGGGTCAGCGAACCGCTCGCCACCGGGGCACGGTTCACGCCGCGCGAGCTGCCGGCGGCGAACGCCGCCGAGTTCATGAGCCGGTCCCTCTCCCGCCTCCAGCCGACCTACCGGGTGGTGGCGACGCTGCACGCGCCCGCCGCGTTCGTCGCCGCCCGGCTGCAGTCCTCCCTCGGCACCCCGGTGCCGGTCGACGAGAACACCTGCCGGCTGGACGCCACGGTCGCGGACACCCTGGAGTGGGTCGCCTTCCGGCTCGCTCTGATCGACTGCGAGTTCGAGGTGCACGAGCCGCCGGAGCTGGTGGAGCATCTGCGTGAGCTCGGTGCCCGCATCACCCGCGCGGCGGGTGCGACAGGGCCATGA
- a CDS encoding MmcQ/YjbR family DNA-binding protein has translation MTPDDLRATCLHLNGATEEFPFPRHPEVCTFKVGGKIFALTTLTASPLTVSLKCDPELAVRLREAHPEIVPGYHLNKRHWNTVTLEGGSLPDAFVREMIEDSYDLIVAALPRATRLLLDWPGERSERSE, from the coding sequence ATGACCCCGGACGACCTCAGGGCGACGTGCCTGCATCTGAACGGCGCCACGGAAGAATTCCCCTTCCCGCGCCACCCCGAGGTCTGCACCTTCAAGGTCGGCGGCAAGATCTTCGCCCTGACGACGCTCACCGCTTCCCCACTGACCGTGAGCCTCAAATGCGACCCGGAGCTCGCGGTGCGGCTCCGAGAGGCCCACCCGGAGATCGTCCCGGGCTACCACCTGAACAAGCGGCACTGGAACACGGTGACGCTGGAGGGCGGCTCCCTGCCGGACGCCTTCGTGCGGGAAATGATCGAGGACTCGTACGACCTCATCGTCGCCGCTCTGCCCCGGGCCACGCGTCTGCTGCTGGACTGGCCGGGAGAGCGATCCGAGCGGTCGGAGTAG
- a CDS encoding M6 family metalloprotease domain-containing protein, whose amino-acid sequence MKSLAMLVMVITALALTSPVPSSADAPPTVAEADAAGRAPDMTGRPPSGPCALTTVTKDVSEGSRTPRGYARSSGTVRAVTFLIDFPDAPAEVPPHRRYAEFFPAVTDYYRASSYGRLDYRSTPVLRWIRMSRPYTSYGLERGAPFDVDRDDGYHAISREILAAVDHIVDFRDFDLVNVLATANAGPPAVEDVRSVTFAGTPTGLRADDGAQFKNVSFIWSTQTGNSPYRVLNHENAHSFGLPDLYYARNNNPLDTPVGHWDLMDEDWGPSNDFLAWHKWKLGWLAPDQVHCVDAPGTRTLTLTPTSADGGPKLIVVPLSPTRAITLEARAPGLLDHTVCRPGVLVTTIASDIRTGSGPIRTSDATPHSPGCYTHDLNVNAPLSDATYVTGQRCAAAGVTIGVLGQDEAGNWQVTVKTDPRRA is encoded by the coding sequence ATGAAGTCCCTGGCCATGCTGGTCATGGTGATCACCGCGCTGGCGCTCACCTCACCCGTGCCCTCGTCGGCGGACGCGCCCCCGACGGTCGCCGAGGCCGACGCCGCCGGTCGCGCGCCGGACATGACGGGCCGGCCCCCCTCCGGCCCCTGCGCGCTCACCACGGTCACCAAGGACGTCTCCGAGGGCTCCCGCACCCCCCGCGGCTACGCACGCTCCAGCGGCACGGTCCGGGCGGTCACCTTCCTCATCGACTTCCCCGACGCCCCCGCCGAGGTCCCCCCGCATCGGCGCTACGCCGAGTTCTTCCCGGCCGTCACCGACTACTACCGCGCCAGCTCCTACGGCCGGCTGGACTACCGCTCCACCCCGGTCCTGCGCTGGATCCGCATGTCACGCCCCTACACGTCGTACGGACTGGAGCGCGGCGCCCCCTTCGACGTGGACCGCGACGACGGCTACCACGCCATCTCGCGCGAGATCCTCGCCGCGGTCGACCACATCGTCGACTTCCGGGACTTCGACCTCGTCAACGTCCTGGCCACGGCGAACGCCGGCCCGCCCGCCGTCGAGGACGTCCGGTCCGTGACCTTCGCCGGAACACCCACGGGGCTGCGCGCGGACGACGGCGCCCAGTTCAAGAACGTCTCCTTCATCTGGAGCACCCAGACCGGCAACAGCCCCTACCGCGTCCTCAACCACGAGAACGCCCACAGCTTCGGCCTCCCCGACCTCTACTACGCCCGCAACAACAACCCCCTGGACACCCCCGTCGGCCACTGGGACCTCATGGACGAGGACTGGGGCCCCTCCAACGACTTCCTGGCCTGGCACAAGTGGAAGCTCGGCTGGCTGGCCCCCGACCAGGTGCACTGCGTCGACGCCCCCGGCACCCGCACCCTGACCCTCACCCCCACCTCGGCCGACGGCGGCCCCAAACTGATCGTCGTCCCCCTCTCCCCCACCCGCGCCATCACCCTCGAAGCCCGCGCCCCCGGCCTCCTCGACCACACGGTCTGCCGCCCCGGCGTCCTCGTCACCACCATCGCCTCCGACATCCGCACCGGCTCCGGCCCGATCCGCACCTCGGACGCCACCCCGCACAGCCCCGGCTGCTACACCCACGACCTCAACGTGAACGCGCCCCTGAGCGACGCGACGTACGTGACGGGCCAGCGCTGCGCGGCGGCGGGCGTCACCATCGGGGTCCTGGGCCAGGACGAGGCGGGCAACTGGCAGGTAACGGTGAAGACCGACCCCCGCCGGGCATGA
- a CDS encoding MarR family winged helix-turn-helix transcriptional regulator — translation MTNQSAGGPPEPRWLSDEEQAVWRAYLHATTLLEDHLDRQLQRDAGMPHVYYGLLVHLSQAPRHRLRMTELAQDAKITRSRLSHAVARLEKNGWVRREECPSDKRGQLAVLTDEGYEMLKRSAPGHVAAVRAAIFDRLAPEQVAQLGDICRTIQAGLQPEGGDLPWTR, via the coding sequence ATGACCAACCAATCCGCGGGGGGCCCGCCCGAGCCCCGCTGGCTCAGTGACGAGGAGCAGGCCGTCTGGCGGGCGTACCTGCATGCCACGACGCTCCTCGAAGACCACCTGGACCGCCAGCTCCAGCGCGACGCCGGAATGCCGCACGTCTACTACGGCCTGCTGGTGCACCTCTCCCAGGCGCCACGCCACCGGCTCCGGATGACCGAGCTCGCCCAGGACGCCAAGATCACCCGCTCCCGGCTCTCGCACGCCGTCGCCCGGCTGGAGAAGAACGGCTGGGTCCGCCGCGAGGAGTGCCCCTCCGACAAGCGCGGCCAGCTGGCCGTTCTGACGGACGAGGGGTACGAGATGCTGAAGAGGTCGGCCCCCGGCCATGTCGCCGCCGTCCGGGCGGCCATCTTCGACCGTCTCGCGCCGGAGCAGGTGGCCCAGCTCGGCGACATCTGCCGGACCATCCAGGCAGGTCTCCAGCCCGAGGGCGGCGACCTCCCGTGGACCCGCTGA
- a CDS encoding dioxygenase family protein: MPATATPAPTGGRMPALYLSHGAPPLADDELWPGQLAAWSAGLPRPTAILMISAHWEEAPLALGATETLPLVHDFWGFPEHYYRVRYAAPGAPELADRVRRTLRGAGTPVQDIPDRGLDHGAYVPLVEMYPDADIPVLQVSLPTLDPRRLMDIGRKLAPLRDEGVLIVGSGFFTHNLAALRHAGAGPPAWSAEFDAWGSEALDGQDVDALLDFENKSPAGRLAHPRTEHFAPLFVTLGAAEDELDRQRAVIDGFWMGLAKRSVQFG, from the coding sequence ATGCCGGCCACCGCGACCCCGGCCCCGACCGGCGGGCGGATGCCCGCCCTCTACCTCTCCCACGGCGCGCCGCCCCTCGCCGACGACGAACTGTGGCCCGGCCAGCTCGCCGCCTGGTCCGCCGGGCTGCCCCGGCCCACCGCCATCCTGATGATCTCCGCCCACTGGGAAGAGGCACCGCTCGCCCTCGGTGCGACGGAGACGCTGCCGCTCGTCCACGACTTCTGGGGCTTCCCGGAGCACTACTACCGTGTCCGGTACGCCGCCCCGGGCGCCCCGGAGCTGGCCGACCGGGTGCGCAGGACGCTGCGCGGCGCCGGTACGCCCGTGCAGGACATCCCGGACCGGGGCCTCGACCACGGCGCGTACGTGCCCCTGGTGGAGATGTACCCGGACGCCGACATCCCCGTGCTCCAGGTGTCCCTGCCCACGCTCGACCCGCGGCGGCTGATGGACATCGGGCGCAAGCTGGCGCCGTTGCGGGACGAGGGGGTGCTGATCGTCGGCAGCGGGTTCTTCACTCACAACCTCGCGGCGCTGCGGCACGCGGGGGCCGGGCCGCCCGCCTGGTCGGCGGAGTTCGACGCGTGGGGGAGCGAGGCCCTCGACGGCCAGGACGTGGACGCGCTGCTGGACTTCGAGAACAAGTCCCCGGCCGGGCGTCTGGCGCACCCGCGCACCGAGCACTTCGCCCCGCTCTTCGTCACGTTGGGTGCCGCGGAGGACGAACTCGACAGGCAGCGCGCCGTCATCGACGGATTCTGGATGGGGCTCGCGAAACGGTCGGTGCAGTTCGGCTAG
- a CDS encoding MFS transporter has translation MTTDSPPVDRRRWLALAVVMTASFMDLVDVTIVNIAMPSIQRDIDASFSALQWLSEGYALAFAIGLITGGRLGDIYGRKKVFLLGMGGFTLASMLCGVAADPQLLVAARVLQGAMGALMVPQVLSIVHVTFPAHERGKVFGMFGAVMGLGAVSGPLLGALLTQWNLFGLEWRPIFLINVPVGIAGLLLGRHFITESKAPRALRLDLVGVALASAALLMLLYPLTQGREHDWPLWGFVSMAGSVPMLAAFIAYERYKTRKDGSPLVELSLFKVKSFAAGIGVQLTFGVASGIFFLVWTLYMQLGLGWSALRSGLTGIPFSLAISVAAGLSVQKLVPKYGRKVLQAGALVMAAGVLTYIWEAHHYGADIRSWQMALPLAVMGLGMGLIVAPITDAVLSEVPRAHAGSASGLINTTQQLGNAIGLGLVSVAFFGVVDDADPRRETPSDIFGGAFTHAMWWVAGGLLAVFALMFLLPKRSKHHEAAGATEDAVEPVAADVAVPAQQAEKELLKR, from the coding sequence ATGACCACCGATTCGCCGCCCGTCGACCGCCGCCGCTGGCTGGCACTCGCGGTGGTGATGACCGCGTCCTTCATGGACCTGGTCGACGTCACCATCGTCAACATCGCGATGCCCAGCATCCAGCGCGACATCGACGCCTCCTTCAGTGCCTTGCAGTGGCTCAGCGAGGGATACGCGCTCGCGTTCGCCATAGGCCTGATCACGGGCGGCCGGCTCGGTGACATCTACGGCCGCAAGAAGGTCTTCCTGCTGGGCATGGGCGGGTTCACCCTCGCCTCGATGCTCTGCGGCGTCGCGGCAGACCCGCAGCTCCTGGTGGCCGCGCGGGTGCTCCAGGGCGCGATGGGCGCGCTGATGGTGCCTCAGGTGCTGTCCATCGTGCACGTGACCTTCCCCGCCCACGAGCGCGGCAAGGTCTTCGGGATGTTCGGCGCGGTCATGGGCCTCGGCGCGGTCTCCGGCCCGCTGTTGGGCGCGCTGCTGACCCAGTGGAACCTCTTCGGCCTGGAGTGGCGGCCGATCTTCCTGATCAACGTGCCCGTCGGCATCGCCGGACTGCTCCTGGGCCGTCACTTCATCACGGAGTCCAAGGCCCCCAGGGCGCTGCGCCTGGACCTCGTCGGCGTGGCCCTGGCCAGCGCCGCGCTGCTGATGCTGCTCTACCCGCTGACCCAGGGCCGGGAGCACGACTGGCCGCTGTGGGGCTTCGTCTCCATGGCCGGTTCGGTGCCGATGCTCGCGGCGTTCATCGCGTACGAGCGGTACAAGACGCGCAAGGACGGCTCGCCGCTCGTCGAGCTGTCGCTGTTCAAGGTCAAGAGCTTCGCGGCGGGCATCGGCGTGCAGCTGACCTTCGGTGTCGCCTCCGGCATCTTCTTCCTGGTCTGGACGCTGTACATGCAGCTCGGCCTGGGCTGGTCGGCACTGCGGTCGGGTCTGACGGGCATTCCGTTCTCGCTGGCGATCTCCGTGGCGGCGGGCCTGTCGGTGCAGAAGCTGGTGCCGAAGTACGGGCGCAAGGTGTTGCAGGCGGGTGCGCTGGTGATGGCGGCGGGTGTGCTGACCTACATCTGGGAGGCCCACCACTACGGCGCAGACATCCGGTCCTGGCAGATGGCGCTGCCGCTGGCCGTGATGGGCCTGGGCATGGGCCTGATCGTCGCCCCGATCACGGACGCCGTGCTGTCCGAGGTGCCCCGCGCGCACGCGGGCTCGGCCTCCGGCCTGATCAACACGACCCAGCAGCTCGGCAACGCCATCGGTCTGGGCCTGGTCTCCGTGGCCTTCTTCGGTGTGGTGGACGACGCCGATCCGCGCCGCGAGACGCCGTCGGACATCTTCGGGGGAGCGTTCACGCACGCCATGTGGTGGGTCGCGGGCGGTCTGCTCGCGGTCTTCGCGCTGATGTTCCTGCTGCCGAAGCGGTCGAAGCACCACGAGGCGGCGGGTGCGACCGAGGACGCAGTCGAGCCGGTCGCTGCCGATGTCGCCGTCCCGGCCCAGCAGGCCGAGAAGGAACTGCTGAAGCGGTAA
- a CDS encoding 4a-hydroxytetrahydrobiopterin dehydratase: protein MAEAIVPLTDTEITEHLRELPGWQRSGDEITRTFGIRYHGGVALIVHVADVERLIGHHADIDLRWDRVRFGITTHDAGHRLTVADFDLARRIDAIAAAHEARPV from the coding sequence GTGGCGGAGGCAATCGTCCCACTGACGGACACGGAGATCACGGAGCACCTGAGGGAGCTTCCCGGCTGGCAGCGGTCGGGGGATGAGATCACCCGCACCTTCGGTATCCGGTATCACGGAGGCGTGGCGCTGATCGTGCACGTCGCGGACGTCGAGCGGCTGATCGGGCACCATGCGGACATCGACCTCCGCTGGGACCGGGTCCGCTTCGGCATCACCACCCATGACGCGGGCCACCGGCTCACTGTCGCGGACTTTGACTTGGCCAGGCGCATCGACGCGATCGCGGCAGCTCACGAGGCCCGTCCGGTTTGA
- a CDS encoding TetR/AcrR family transcriptional regulator, whose amino-acid sequence MAAPQPRLRADALRNRERIIAAARETLVEHGADVHLDEIARRAGVGNATLYRHFADRYELIHHVTLSVMARIAEQAETARAEEPDAFLALRRFVHAAADERIGALCPLLADGVDHEHPDLVEARDRLERDTEALMAAARAAGQLRDDIAVGDLMVALTQLTRPLPGSGCVNFDQFVHRHLQLFLDGLMAPARSRLPGCAATLQDLRHK is encoded by the coding sequence GTGGCAGCACCGCAGCCCCGCCTCCGTGCCGACGCCCTGCGCAACCGGGAGCGGATCATCGCCGCCGCCCGCGAGACGCTCGTCGAGCACGGGGCCGATGTCCACCTCGATGAAATCGCTCGACGGGCCGGGGTCGGCAATGCCACGCTGTACCGGCACTTCGCGGATCGCTATGAGCTGATCCACCATGTCACCCTCTCGGTGATGGCCCGCATCGCGGAACAGGCCGAGACTGCACGAGCTGAGGAGCCCGATGCTTTCCTCGCGTTGAGGCGCTTCGTCCACGCCGCGGCCGACGAGCGCATCGGTGCGCTCTGTCCGTTGCTCGCCGACGGCGTCGACCACGAGCACCCGGACCTGGTCGAGGCCCGTGACCGACTCGAGCGTGACACCGAGGCCTTGATGGCCGCGGCCCGCGCTGCCGGGCAGTTGCGCGACGACATCGCCGTCGGCGACCTGATGGTGGCCCTCACTCAGCTCACCAGGCCCTTGCCCGGCAGTGGCTGTGTGAACTTCGACCAGTTCGTGCACCGGCATCTCCAGCTGTTCCTGGACGGGTTGATGGCACCGGCGCGTTCGCGCCTTCCCGGCTGCGCCGCGACCTTGCAGGACCTGCGCCACAAGTAA